Proteins encoded together in one Lutra lutra chromosome 4, mLutLut1.2, whole genome shotgun sequence window:
- the ATXN7L2 gene encoding ataxin-7-like protein 2 isoform X1: MAVRERAAAAMAALERRVPSLDDFAGQSWSSWVERADLPAADGAELEESNKNTKKLDAMTLIKEDMSIFGHCPAHDDFYLVVCNHCSQVVKPQAFQKHCERRHGPLSKLYARAPPPPPAPASSQKCHVVNGQGPACRAPGSTKTSSREKGQGSRSRGHPPPEKTQKDNLCPHPLSMCSLFVPVVNLEKMSSLPKPDGHGIRVAPPSAFLSQPGGLTKDSPGKNPMAPPSKEPPGRESIEMTPSEGPSHRAEGSPPEKEPGGARLAPKTHRKMARKECDLNRQCGVINPETKKICTRLLTCKIHSVHQRREVQGRAKDFDVLVAELKANSRKGESPKEKSPGRKEPTLERPSQEPPSSVQVVAAAASSSTFSARAKQTYPFCALPRSRASSESELDDEGPCGGDGDPGLFPFPLPRGGAQASSEESEEEGTSDDLHLPPDCHYATRPPRPQAFCTFGSRLVSPGCYVFSRRLDRFCSALSSMLERHLSSHMWKKIPPAAEPPSHFVSSPLSAPLSPSSTGSCSRLPGLPPRPACPASTPPAKDSLVPSYPAGSPSVAAACSQAECMGGAQAITSPLPANTPSPSFSKLPPSKASKSSKGKDGVEVEAPSRKRKLSPGPTTFKRTCILEPSGKGKPSGCRGLSAKTKTALGMGLNGTVGPRVKRAGPLDCRGSLHQPPTPVKASQLDSRGAAGHPAKALPTNCLSEEEVAKKRKNLATYCRPVKAKHCQAGARADAACSVRRKKPGPAMAFEEKCSTLKVPAQLSGEHGQGEIRMDQGRVHSGNPAQRRC; encoded by the exons ATGGCGGTGCGTGAACGCGCGGCGGCAGCAATGGCCGCTCTGGAGCGGCGGGTGCCGAGTCTCGATGACTTCGCGGGACAGAGCTGGAGCTCGTGGGTGGAACGGGCCGACCTGCCCGCGGCCGACG GGGCTGAGCTGGAGGAGAGTAACAAAAACACGAAGAAGTTGGATGCCATGACCCTCATTAAAGAAG ACATGTCCATCTTCGGGCACTGCCCTGCCCATGACGACTTCTATTTGGTTGTGTGTAACCACTGCAGCCAAGTGGTGAAGCCTCAAGCTTTCCAGAAGCACTGCG AAAGAAGACATGGGCCCCTCAGCAAGCTTTACGCccgggccccacccccacctccagcccctgccaGCTCTCAGAAATGCCATGTAGTGAATGGGCAGGGCCCAGCTTGTAGGGCCCCGGGTTCCACCAAAACCTCCTCCAGGGAGAAGGGCCAGGGGTCCCGGAGCCGTGGCCACCCGCCTCCTGagaagacacagaaggacaaCCTCTG cccacaCCCTCTCTCCATGTGTAGCCTTTTCGTGCCTGTGGTGAATTTGGAGAAGATGTCCAGTCTCCCGAAGCCCGATGGACATGGAATCAGGGTGGCCCCGCCCTCTGCTTTCCTCAGCCAGCCTGGTGGCCTCACCAAGGACTCCCCTGGGAAAAACCCCATGGCACCCCCTTCTAAAGAACCTCCGGGGAGAGAGAGCATCGAGATGACCCCCAGCGAGGGCCCCAGTCACCGGGCTGAAGGCAGCCCCCCTGAAAAGGAGCCTGGTGGGGCCAGGCTGGCCCCCAAAACCCATCGGAAGATGGCCC GGAAGGAGTGCGACCTCAACAGGCAGTGTGGGGTAATAAACCCAGAGACCAAAAAGATCTGTACACGCCTGCTGACCTGCAAG ATCCACTCGGTGCACCAGCGCCGGGAGGTCCAGGGCCGAGCCAAGGACTTTGACGTGCTAGTGGCAGAGCTGAAGGCCAATTCCCGCAAAGGGGAATCTCCCAAAGAGAAGAGCCCAGGGCGCAAGGAGCCCACTCTTGAGCgcccctcccaggagcccccctcCTCAGTCCAGGTTGTGGCAGCGGCCGCCTCCAGCAGTACCTTCTCTGCTCGCGCCAAGCAGACCTACCCATTCTGTGCACTGCCCAG GTCCCGGGCCTCCTCTGAGAGTGAGTTGGATGATGAAGGCCCCTGTGGTGGTGATGGGGACCCAGGCCTGttcccctttcccctgccccGGGGTGGGGCCCAGGCCTCCAGCgaggagagtgaggaggaggggaCATCTGACGACCTCCACCTCCCCCCTGACTGCCATTATGCAACCCGGCCCCCGCGGCCACAGGCG TTCTGTACCTTTGGGAGCCGGCTGGTGAGTCCAGGATGCTACGTGTTTAGCCGCCGGCTGGACCGGTTCTGCTCAGCCCTGAGCTCCATGCTGGAACGGCACCTCAGCTCACACATGTGGAA GAAGATCCCACCCGCGGCTGAGCCTCCATCCCACTTTGTCAGCTCCCCACTGTCTGCTCCCCTGAGCCCGTCCTCTACAGGCAGCTGCTCCCGCCTTCCAGGCCTGCCCCCCAGACCTGCCTGCCCAGCCTCCACACCCCCTGCCAAGGACAGCCTGGTCCCCAGCTACCCTGCAGGCTCCCCCAGTGTGGCCGCGGCCTGCAGCCAGGCAGAATGCATGGGGGGGGCCCAGGCCATCACCTCACCACTGCCCGCCAACACGCCATCCCCATCCTTCAGCAAACTCCCGCCTTCGAAGGCCAGCAAGTCGTCCAAAGGCAAGGATGGGGTCGAAGTGGAGGCCCCTTCTCGAAAGCGAAAGTTATCCCCTGGCCCCACCACCTTCAAACGGACCTGCATCCTGGAGccctctggaaaaggcaaacccTCTGGCTGCCGGGGCCTCTCGGCCAAGACTAAAACAGCCCTGGGCATGGGGCTCAATGGGACGGTGGGGCCAAGAGTGAAGCGGGCAGGGCCTCTGGACTGTCGGGGCTCCCTTCATCAACCCCCAACACCCGTCAAGGCTTCTCAGCTGGACAGCCGGGGAGCAGCCGGACACCCAGCCAAGGCCCTGCCCACCAACTGCCTCTCCGAGGAGGAGGTAGCCAAGAAGCGGAAAAACCTGGCCACTTACTGCCGGCCGGTGAAGGCCAAGCACTGCCAGGCCGGTGCCCGTGCCGATGCGGCCTGCTCCGTGCGCCGCAAGAAGCCGGGTCCTGCCATGGCCTTTGAGGAGAAGTGTTCTACACTGAAGGTACCAGCCCAGCTCTCTGgagagcatgggcagggagaGATCAGGATGGACCAGGGTAGAGTGCACAGTGGGAACCCAGCACAGAGAAGGTGCTAA